One segment of Niveibacterium microcysteis DNA contains the following:
- a CDS encoding YceH family protein, producing MSHPLPPLSLLETRILGVLVEKEHTVPDTYPLSLNALVAGCNQKTSRDPVIDASDADVLEALDSLRSHTLIMENSGGRVSRYSHNIARVLQVPSQAVALLTALMLRGPQTAAELRANCERLHRFADVSSVEAFLAELAERPAGALVVELPRAPGARENRWAHLLSGTPAMPTTSATPASGGAGRDPLLADRVARLEDEVATLRKQLARLYEKLGESPDDAA from the coding sequence ATGTCGCACCCGCTACCCCCCTTGTCCCTGCTCGAAACGCGCATCCTCGGCGTGCTGGTCGAAAAGGAACATACGGTTCCCGACACCTACCCGCTTTCGCTCAACGCGCTGGTCGCAGGCTGTAACCAGAAGACCAGCCGTGACCCGGTGATCGACGCCAGCGACGCCGACGTGCTCGAAGCGCTCGACAGCCTGCGCAGCCACACGTTGATCATGGAAAACTCCGGCGGCCGCGTCAGCCGCTACAGCCACAACATCGCCCGCGTGCTGCAAGTGCCGTCGCAAGCCGTGGCGCTGCTCACCGCGCTGATGCTGCGCGGGCCACAGACGGCCGCCGAGCTGCGTGCCAACTGCGAACGCCTGCACCGCTTTGCCGATGTGTCGTCGGTCGAAGCCTTCCTCGCCGAACTCGCCGAGCGCCCGGCCGGCGCCTTGGTCGTGGAGTTACCACGCGCCCCCGGCGCGCGCGAGAACCGCTGGGCGCACCTGCTCTCCGGCACGCCGGCAATGCCCACGACAAGCGCGACCCCCGCGAGCGGTGGCGCCGGACGCGACCCCTTGCTGGCCGACCGCGTCGCCCGCCTTGAAGACGAAGTGGCAACGCTGCGCAAACAGCTCGCACGCCTGTACGAGAAGCTGGGCGAATCGCCCGACGACGCGGCGTGA
- a CDS encoding methyl-accepting chemotaxis protein — protein MSITKRLMLMLAIAVASLLTIGGISFASFAKIRGEVNLLTTNAAPSLMLIGDIGNNYRDLRSQLLSLLMEQDADLKKAFAEKAKLTENEGAKLIAKYEPLVSDEQDRKLYDKLKADFKAYIDAYHATAEASVGGKADEATTLMFSKVMPTAAELEATLAKITKYNGDSFRESEARVNSTQQTAQMVSIGVNLAAIVVLLAFGVFVIRAVKIPLASMERTVEAIERELDFTRRVPVRSHDEIGLTVQAFNRLLDKLQVSFREILSASEGVTRQAGDVAHAAQEMLDGARVASDASSAMAATVEQVTVSINHVADRANDAAVESRQSGERAQQGEGVINGTVGEINGIADRVHEAAQKIEVLASEALSINAVVTVIKEVADQTNLLALNAAIEAARAGEQGRGFAVVADEVRKLAERTAHSTQEISTLIGRIQSSAEGAVDQMRGVVDRVEVGVKQATEAGTAIQEIRSSSAQVVNMVGDISHAIREQSAASTNIAQQVERIAQVSEETNASAAQTSEAAHALKSLANQMQEAVAKYRI, from the coding sequence ATGTCGATTACAAAACGGCTGATGCTGATGCTCGCCATCGCGGTGGCGTCGCTGCTGACGATCGGGGGGATTTCCTTTGCGTCGTTCGCGAAGATCCGCGGCGAGGTCAACCTGCTGACGACCAATGCGGCGCCGAGTCTGATGCTGATCGGCGACATCGGAAACAACTACCGCGACCTGCGCTCGCAACTGCTCTCGCTGCTGATGGAGCAGGACGCAGACCTGAAAAAGGCCTTCGCCGAAAAGGCAAAACTGACCGAAAACGAAGGCGCGAAGCTGATCGCCAAATACGAGCCGCTGGTCAGCGATGAGCAGGATCGAAAGCTCTACGACAAGCTCAAGGCAGACTTCAAGGCGTACATCGATGCCTACCACGCAACCGCAGAGGCGTCGGTGGGCGGCAAGGCAGACGAAGCCACCACGCTGATGTTCAGCAAGGTGATGCCGACGGCGGCGGAGCTGGAAGCGACGCTGGCGAAGATCACGAAGTACAACGGCGACAGCTTCCGCGAATCTGAAGCACGGGTGAACAGCACGCAGCAGACCGCGCAGATGGTGAGCATCGGCGTGAACCTGGCGGCAATCGTCGTGCTGCTGGCCTTCGGCGTGTTCGTGATTCGCGCGGTGAAGATTCCGCTGGCCTCGATGGAGCGAACCGTGGAGGCCATCGAGCGCGAACTCGATTTCACCCGCCGCGTGCCGGTGCGCAGCCACGACGAGATCGGGCTGACCGTGCAGGCCTTCAACCGCCTGCTGGACAAGCTTCAGGTGAGCTTCCGCGAGATTCTTTCCGCCTCGGAGGGTGTGACGCGGCAGGCTGGCGACGTCGCCCACGCGGCGCAGGAAATGCTGGATGGTGCGCGGGTTGCGAGCGATGCGTCGAGCGCGATGGCGGCGACGGTCGAGCAGGTGACGGTGAGCATCAACCATGTGGCGGATCGCGCCAACGATGCGGCGGTCGAATCGCGTCAATCCGGCGAGCGTGCGCAGCAAGGCGAAGGCGTGATCAACGGCACGGTCGGCGAGATCAACGGCATCGCGGATCGGGTGCACGAAGCGGCGCAGAAGATCGAGGTGCTCGCGTCCGAGGCGCTGAGCATCAATGCGGTCGTCACGGTGATCAAGGAAGTGGCCGATCAGACCAACCTGCTGGCCTTGAACGCGGCCATCGAGGCCGCCCGCGCGGGCGAGCAGGGCCGGGGGTTTGCCGTGGTGGCAGATGAAGTGCGCAAGCTCGCCGAACGCACCGCGCATTCGACGCAGGAGATCAGCACCTTGATCGGGCGGATCCAGAGCAGCGCCGAGGGCGCGGTGGATCAGATGCGTGGTGTCGTGGATCGCGTCGAGGTCGGAGTCAAGCAAGCGACTGAAGCCGGCACTGCGATTCAGGAAATCCGCAGCAGTTCGGCGCAGGTGGTGAATATGGTGGGTGACATTTCCCACGCCATCCGCGAGCAGAGTGCGGCGTCGACCAACATCGCGCAGCAGGTGGAGCGGATTGCCCAGGTGTCCGAAGAAACCAACGCGTCGGCAGCGCAGACATCGGAAGCAGCCCATGCGTTGAAGTCGCTCGCTAACCAGATGCAGGAGGCGGTCGCGAAGTACCGCATCTGA
- a CDS encoding diguanylate cyclase domain-containing protein translates to MSAIAAAVALFVVLDISVLAINLWIAHELDQTSIEINLAGRQRMLSQRMTKAALKNVSAPDGSRIAASEVELLDAAVLFDETLQTFADGGELTAGDGRRIRMQAMEDPVATELVTQARTLWRPIMQTIRSLGLEGAAPARERIAQALTDHEGELLNLMNRLTTRIETVSLERTRVLRGIQTGAFVLALCNFVLVIVLLIARYRAASLRGEQLQAMIDQIAAGVCLLDARQHVTATNAAATTILGRHADEIVGRRVDHTLHEDADLWRGERADGTPFHVALSYGEVSTEQGRIPLVTLLDMSERVSAEDRLRQLALHDALTGLPNRRMLDDRLQIALAQTQRAKHKVGVAMVDLDGFKPINDRYGHAVGDSVLQAVAQRLAACARAGDTVARLGGDEFVCVFCDLDDRAELDALGARLLDALGQPLALGEVSVPLSASIGVALAPDDATSVEPLLRAADRAMYVAKNAGGRRIAHNR, encoded by the coding sequence ATGTCCGCGATCGCCGCCGCCGTGGCGCTGTTCGTCGTGCTGGATATCAGCGTACTGGCGATCAACCTGTGGATCGCCCACGAGCTCGACCAGACCTCGATCGAGATCAACCTCGCCGGGCGCCAGCGGATGCTGTCGCAGCGCATGACCAAGGCGGCCTTGAAGAACGTCTCAGCGCCTGACGGCTCACGCATTGCGGCAAGCGAAGTCGAATTGCTCGATGCCGCCGTGCTGTTCGACGAGACCCTGCAAACCTTTGCCGACGGCGGCGAGCTGACCGCCGGCGACGGCCGCCGCATCCGCATGCAGGCCATGGAGGATCCGGTTGCGACCGAACTGGTGACCCAGGCCCGGACGCTGTGGCGCCCGATCATGCAGACGATCCGCAGCCTCGGCCTCGAAGGTGCGGCGCCGGCGCGGGAGCGGATCGCTCAGGCGCTGACCGACCACGAGGGCGAACTGCTCAACCTGATGAACCGGCTCACGACGCGGATCGAGACGGTATCGCTGGAGCGCACACGGGTCTTGCGCGGCATCCAGACCGGCGCCTTCGTTCTCGCGCTGTGCAACTTCGTGCTGGTGATCGTGCTGCTGATCGCACGCTATCGCGCCGCCAGCCTGCGCGGCGAGCAGTTGCAAGCAATGATCGACCAGATCGCAGCAGGCGTATGCCTGCTCGATGCACGGCAACACGTCACCGCAACCAATGCAGCGGCCACGACCATACTAGGCCGCCACGCGGACGAGATCGTCGGGCGCCGGGTCGACCACACGCTGCACGAGGATGCCGACCTCTGGCGCGGCGAACGTGCGGACGGCACGCCCTTTCACGTCGCGCTCAGCTACGGCGAGGTGAGCACCGAGCAGGGGCGGATTCCGCTGGTCACCCTGCTGGATATGAGCGAACGGGTCAGCGCCGAAGACCGGCTGCGTCAGCTCGCGCTGCACGATGCGCTGACCGGCCTGCCCAACAGGCGCATGCTGGACGACCGGCTGCAGATTGCCCTGGCGCAAACCCAACGCGCCAAACACAAGGTCGGCGTCGCCATGGTCGATCTCGACGGCTTCAAACCGATCAACGACCGCTACGGCCATGCGGTGGGCGACAGCGTGTTGCAAGCCGTGGCGCAGCGCCTGGCGGCCTGCGCGCGCGCGGGTGACACCGTGGCCCGCCTGGGTGGCGACGAGTTTGTCTGTGTGTTCTGCGATCTGGACGACCGCGCCGAACTGGACGCCCTTGGCGCACGCTTGCTCGACGCATTGGGGCAACCGCTCGCCCTCGGGGAGGTCAGCGTTCCCCTTTCCGCCAGCATCGGCGTGGCGCTCGCGCCAGATGACGCCACCAGCGTGGAACCCTTGCTGAGAGCTGCCGACCGCGCGATGTACGTGGCCAAGAACGCGGGTGGCCGGCGCATCGCGCACAACCGCTGA
- a CDS encoding YkgJ family cysteine cluster protein: MDCRAGCAACCIAPSISSAIPGMPAGKPAGVPCVQLDAQLRCKLFGDPRRPAVCGGLQPSGEMCGDDRAHALQYLTRLEVATRGD; this comes from the coding sequence ATGGACTGCCGCGCAGGCTGCGCCGCGTGTTGCATCGCGCCGTCGATCTCGTCGGCAATTCCCGGCATGCCTGCGGGCAAGCCAGCCGGCGTACCCTGCGTGCAGCTCGATGCGCAGCTGCGGTGCAAACTCTTCGGTGACCCGCGCCGCCCGGCCGTCTGTGGCGGACTACAGCCTTCTGGCGAAATGTGTGGCGACGACCGCGCCCACGCGCTGCAGTATCTGACCCGCCTGGAAGTCGCCACGCGCGGCGACTGA
- a CDS encoding sensor domain-containing diguanylate cyclase has translation MFSTGKLLEIIAIQTEIARLGADLGSVMQHAVERTLGLIGADGAAIELAEGDDMVYRASAGIAQRFLGLRLARGQSLSGACVALGQAVRCDDTELDSRADKAACRRVGLRSMIVLPLRYGDSTVGVLKAMSARVAGFTESDQRLLDLLAEHVAAAMFHAAKYDTDALFYRATHDAMTDLANRSLFMDRLRGIGVRAGREGMRAGVLVADLNGLKQINDGLGHRAGDALIVEFARRLKACARQSDLAARLGGDEFALILDPVDSPEGAKAAVARLESALGSPLMFEGRVIEVGASIGHALMPDDGCDIDALVDLADRRMYAAKRQQRGAAHSGRTN, from the coding sequence ATGTTCTCAACGGGCAAGCTGCTGGAGATCATCGCGATCCAGACCGAGATCGCGCGCCTTGGCGCCGACTTGGGCAGCGTCATGCAACATGCGGTCGAGCGCACGCTCGGCCTGATCGGCGCGGACGGCGCGGCCATCGAGCTCGCCGAGGGAGACGACATGGTCTACCGCGCGAGTGCGGGGATTGCGCAGCGCTTTCTCGGCCTGCGCCTGGCGCGTGGGCAAAGTCTGTCGGGTGCGTGCGTGGCGCTCGGGCAAGCGGTGCGCTGTGACGATACCGAGCTCGATTCGCGTGCCGACAAGGCCGCCTGCCGGCGCGTCGGCTTGCGCTCGATGATCGTGCTGCCGCTGCGCTATGGCGATAGCACGGTGGGGGTTCTCAAGGCGATGTCAGCCCGCGTAGCGGGGTTCACGGAATCCGATCAGCGCTTGCTCGACCTGCTTGCCGAACATGTGGCGGCGGCGATGTTTCATGCCGCCAAGTACGACACCGACGCGCTGTTCTACCGCGCCACCCACGATGCGATGACCGACCTCGCCAATCGGTCGCTGTTCATGGACCGCCTGCGAGGGATCGGCGTGCGCGCAGGTCGCGAGGGCATGCGCGCCGGCGTACTGGTGGCAGACCTCAACGGCCTCAAGCAGATCAATGATGGCTTGGGCCACCGCGCGGGCGATGCGCTGATCGTCGAGTTCGCGCGTCGCCTGAAAGCCTGCGCACGCCAGTCGGATCTGGCGGCGCGGCTGGGGGGTGACGAATTTGCTTTGATCCTCGATCCGGTCGATTCGCCCGAGGGCGCAAAGGCCGCCGTGGCGCGGCTCGAGTCTGCGCTCGGCTCGCCGCTGATGTTCGAAGGGCGCGTCATCGAAGTGGGCGCGAGCATCGGGCATGCACTGATGCCGGACGATGGTTGCGACATCGATGCATTGGTCGACCTTGCCGATCGCCGGATGTATGCCGCGAAGCGCCAGCAGCGTGGTGCGGCGCATTCGGGCCGGACCAACTGA
- a CDS encoding phosphate ABC transporter substrate-binding protein: MTSMRKLCIAALLAGLPWVANAEVVVAAGAKSPLAGLSKAQVADVFMGKAKSVGGNPAKPIDYNGSPKDEFANGIIGKTPDQLKAHYAKLQFTGLGGAPKEVGSLAEAKKMAADDPSVLIYLEKGQMDGSLKAVFP, from the coding sequence ATGACAAGCATGCGAAAGCTCTGTATCGCCGCCTTGCTGGCCGGTCTGCCGTGGGTCGCCAATGCCGAGGTGGTTGTCGCCGCTGGCGCGAAGTCGCCGCTTGCTGGCCTGAGCAAGGCACAGGTAGCGGATGTCTTCATGGGCAAGGCGAAAAGCGTTGGCGGCAACCCCGCTAAGCCCATCGACTACAACGGTTCGCCAAAGGATGAGTTCGCCAACGGCATCATTGGCAAGACGCCGGACCAGCTCAAGGCCCACTACGCCAAACTCCAGTTCACCGGCCTCGGTGGCGCCCCGAAGGAAGTCGGCTCGCTGGCGGAAGCCAAGAAGATGGCGGCGGACGACCCCTCGGTGCTGATCTACCTTGAGAAGGGTCAGATGGACGGTTCGCTGAAGGCTGTGTTCCCGTAA